From one Coxiella-like endosymbiont genomic stretch:
- a CDS encoding glycosyltransferase, translating to MTWVHVLIVTPHLGDDERNRLLEYFADTVPNKFHLRCNVDTSTRFNREGWAAFLNQCKATIATEVGSFYLQKDDALVDEINCFFLKNSKKPIFEERSFLRAIARGLLPKFIKNKIKQYLIIPEDLEKNADFKVIYHQIIKKHLPCPEYSKTISSRHFDAIGTKTLQILTLGRYADILKPYKHYLPITKDFSNIEDIINSVKDKAIYKIVTEAAYEHVINNHTYQHRIDQVIEALG from the coding sequence TTGACGTGGGTACACGTTCTCATCGTTACCCCCCATCTCGGCGACGATGAGCGTAACCGACTTCTCGAGTATTTTGCTGATACAGTTCCAAATAAATTCCATTTGCGATGCAATGTGGATACTAGTACTCGGTTTAATAGAGAGGGATGGGCCGCTTTTTTAAATCAATGTAAAGCAACTATAGCAACCGAAGTGGGAAGTTTTTATTTGCAAAAGGACGACGCTTTAGTAGATGAAATCAACTGTTTTTTCTTAAAAAACAGTAAAAAGCCAATTTTTGAGGAAAGATCTTTCTTAAGAGCAATAGCAAGAGGACTTTTGCCAAAATTTATAAAAAATAAAATTAAGCAATATCTTATTATTCCTGAGGATTTAGAAAAGAACGCAGATTTTAAAGTTATTTATCATCAGATTATTAAAAAACATCTACCTTGCCCCGAATATTCGAAGACAATATCTTCTCGACATTTTGATGCTATTGGTACAAAAACTTTACAGATCCTTACCCTTGGACGTTATGCTGACATACTAAAACCTTATAAGCATTATTTACCCATTACGAAGGATTTTTCTAATATAGAAGATATTATCAATTCAGTTAAAGATAAAGCGATATACAAAATAGTAACCGAAGCTGCTTACGAGCATGTCATCAATAATCATACCTATCAGCATAGGATCGATCAGGTTATAGAAGCTTTGGGATAA
- the asnB gene encoding asparagine synthase (glutamine-hydrolyzing) translates to MCGIAGFWDFRRSRRKEQYLKIVTTMTNQLLSRGPDSAGAWCDETTGLVFGHRRLAIVDLSSAGHQPMISQSGDSAIIYNGEIYNAPSIRSELGKLGVFCRSSTDTEVLLEACEYWGPEAAVKRMNGMFAFAYWDRRQQKIYLVRDRLGIKPLFWGLKNNIFYFASQLKALIVHSDWQGSIDRQALTSYFRFNYIPAPLSIYQGIYKLEPGRILIIDANQHLSEKQFWSLETICQNRVLASFNEFEALEKMDYLLRDAVKCRMYADVPLGAFLSGGIDSSTVVSLMQTQSAKPVKTFSIGFHESSYNEATYAKAVAQHLKTEHHELYLHVDEAEKLIPQIPEWYDEPFADSSQIPTYLVSRLAREHVTVSLSGDGGDELFAGYNRYILAEKLWSRLASLPSPFKKSASKLIGSFHPATWDKIAKIIPRRWRPLRVGDKAHKLVALLMQSSDDLYKNLVSFWERPEELVVGGSEILLWPRTINPLNFVEQMQYVDSITYLPDDILTKVDRASMAVSLEVRVPLLDYRLVEFVWTLPLQFKLRNGETKWLLRRILEQYVPAPLFERPKMGFGIPINYWLRGQLREWAEDLLSVRKLQEDNLLNFQLIRQRWEEHLSGKRNWQYSLWGVLMFQLWRKRN, encoded by the coding sequence ATGTGTGGAATTGCAGGTTTTTGGGACTTTCGCCGGTCTCGTCGAAAAGAGCAATATCTTAAAATCGTCACTACGATGACGAACCAGCTTTTATCGCGGGGTCCAGATTCGGCAGGAGCCTGGTGTGATGAAACCACAGGTTTAGTTTTTGGGCATCGGCGTTTAGCCATTGTTGATCTTTCTTCGGCAGGGCATCAACCTATGATCTCTCAATCGGGAGATTCTGCTATCATTTATAATGGAGAAATTTATAACGCGCCTTCAATTCGCTCCGAATTAGGAAAATTAGGTGTTTTTTGTCGCAGTTCCACGGATACTGAAGTTCTTTTAGAAGCTTGCGAGTACTGGGGCCCCGAAGCTGCTGTCAAAAGAATGAACGGAATGTTTGCTTTTGCCTATTGGGATAGGCGCCAACAAAAAATTTATCTTGTTCGTGATCGTTTAGGAATTAAACCTTTATTTTGGGGATTAAAGAATAATATTTTTTATTTTGCCTCTCAGTTGAAAGCACTAATTGTTCATTCGGATTGGCAAGGGAGCATCGATCGTCAAGCATTAACGTCTTATTTTCGATTTAATTATATTCCGGCTCCATTATCTATTTATCAAGGGATTTATAAATTAGAACCAGGCCGTATCCTTATCATTGATGCTAACCAACATTTAAGTGAAAAACAATTTTGGTCGTTGGAAACTATCTGTCAGAATCGTGTTCTTGCATCTTTCAATGAATTTGAAGCTCTCGAAAAAATGGATTATTTATTACGCGATGCTGTCAAATGTCGGATGTATGCTGATGTTCCTTTAGGCGCTTTTTTATCCGGTGGAATTGATAGTTCTACCGTAGTATCTTTGATGCAAACACAGAGCGCAAAACCTGTAAAAACATTTTCAATTGGCTTCCATGAATCTTCATATAATGAGGCCACTTATGCAAAAGCTGTTGCTCAGCATTTAAAAACTGAGCATCACGAATTATATTTGCACGTTGATGAAGCGGAAAAATTAATTCCCCAAATTCCTGAATGGTATGATGAACCTTTTGCAGATTCCTCTCAAATTCCAACGTACTTGGTTTCTCGATTAGCAAGAGAACATGTGACTGTCAGCTTGTCGGGGGACGGAGGAGATGAGCTGTTTGCGGGCTATAATCGCTATATTTTAGCGGAAAAACTATGGTCGCGCCTAGCTAGTCTTCCTTCTCCTTTCAAGAAATCAGCAAGTAAATTAATTGGCTCTTTTCATCCTGCAACATGGGATAAAATTGCCAAAATTATTCCTAGACGTTGGCGACCGTTACGGGTAGGTGATAAAGCGCATAAACTTGTTGCTCTTTTAATGCAGTCGTCTGATGATCTTTATAAGAACCTCGTAAGCTTTTGGGAAAGGCCGGAGGAACTAGTAGTGGGTGGATCAGAAATTTTGTTGTGGCCGCGGACTATTAATCCTTTAAATTTTGTTGAACAAATGCAATATGTCGATTCGATTACCTACCTGCCAGATGATATTTTAACAAAAGTCGATCGAGCCAGTATGGCTGTTAGTTTAGAAGTAAGGGTTCCTTTGCTCGATTATCGATTAGTGGAATTTGTGTGGACATTGCCTCTGCAATTTAAATTGCGAAATGGAGAAACCAAATGGCTCTTGCGTCGAATATTAGAACAATATGTTCCTGCACCACTTTTTGAGCGTCCCAAAATGGGATTTGGTATTCCTATTAATTATTGGTTGCGAGGGCAATTGAGAGAATGGGCAGAAGATCTTCTTTCCGTTCGCAAATTACAGGAAGACAATTTATTAAATTTTCAATTAATTCGCCAGCGTTGGGAAGAGCATTTATCAGGAAAAAGGAATTGGCAATATTCACTATGGGGTGTTCTTATGTTTCAACTATGGCGAAAGCGGAATTGA
- a CDS encoding glycosyltransferase family 4 protein has product MTKLKFDIGIIIPDLGGGGTQRVLLNLVREWLRHNKKICVITFSIENTDFFKLPEAVSRKCIDFIKESEGFWDAIRNTFKRVKALRSLIRENRPACILSFLSTTNILTLLATRGMNIPVIISERSDPAKEYLNIRWSLLRYLLYRQATVVTANSYDAIRFLEKFVKSKKLKYVPNPVHIEKTPRLLKYNFPVVLAVGRLGYEKGHDILLRAFAKFICRYPMWRLVIVGDGKLRKDLQKLAFSLDLANSVIWCGMRANVFAYYHAATIFVMPSRYEGTPNALLEAMGLELPVVVSNASSGLLEFVKNEETGLVVPTEDVEALGAALIYLAENESLRQRLGRTARQRVEIANQSAYHMWDIVIDEASQLASCSQ; this is encoded by the coding sequence ATGACCAAATTAAAGTTTGATATAGGTATAATCATTCCGGATTTAGGAGGAGGAGGAACTCAGCGTGTTCTTCTGAATTTAGTGAGAGAATGGTTACGACACAATAAGAAAATCTGTGTAATTACTTTTTCTATCGAAAACACAGATTTTTTTAAATTACCAGAAGCTGTTTCTCGAAAATGTATTGATTTTATTAAAGAATCTGAGGGATTTTGGGATGCAATCAGGAATACCTTTAAAAGAGTAAAAGCATTGAGGTCGTTAATCCGCGAGAACCGTCCCGCCTGTATTCTAAGCTTTCTTAGTACGACCAATATTTTGACGCTTTTAGCTACTCGAGGCATGAATATTCCTGTCATTATTTCAGAGCGAAGCGACCCAGCAAAAGAATATCTGAATATACGATGGAGTTTGCTCCGTTATTTGTTATATCGCCAGGCCACCGTTGTTACGGCGAATAGTTATGACGCTATTAGATTTTTAGAAAAATTTGTTAAGAGTAAAAAATTAAAATATGTTCCCAATCCCGTTCATATTGAAAAAACTCCGCGCCTACTAAAATATAATTTTCCTGTGGTTCTCGCTGTAGGGCGCTTAGGTTATGAAAAGGGTCATGATATTTTGTTACGTGCGTTTGCTAAATTTATTTGCCGTTATCCAATGTGGCGACTTGTCATTGTAGGTGACGGTAAGTTGCGAAAAGATTTGCAAAAACTTGCGTTTAGTTTGGATCTGGCAAACTCTGTTATCTGGTGTGGAATGAGAGCCAATGTTTTTGCTTATTATCATGCCGCTACGATTTTCGTTATGCCCTCTCGTTATGAAGGCACTCCGAATGCCTTATTGGAAGCTATGGGGTTGGAATTGCCAGTTGTGGTGAGCAACGCATCTTCAGGACTATTGGAATTTGTTAAAAACGAAGAAACTGGGTTAGTGGTACCTACAGAGGATGTAGAGGCCCTTGGTGCCGCTTTGATCTATCTTGCAGAAAATGAATCCTTGAGACAGCGTTTAGGTAGGACGGCCCGTCAACGAGTTGAGATTGCAAATCAATCAGCTTATCATATGTGGGATATTGTGATTGATGAGGCTTCTCAGTTGGCGTCTTGTTCTCAATAA
- a CDS encoding NAD-dependent epimerase/dehydratase family protein: MKNSKVLVVGGAGFVGSNLCKRFLKAGAAEIVILDNFLSADIVNVPNVDKIRLINGSCSDDRVLARLDKKFDYIFHLATYHGNQSSIADPVEDHRNNALTTLKLCEHFKSREIKKFVYASAGCTVAEKTFDEAEATKEDKLVSLFLDSPYQISKIIGEFYGNYYWMRHKFPFVKARFQNVYGPGEILGAGKWRGTPATVWRNVVPTFIWKSIHEESLPVENGGIVSRDFIYVEDIVDGLIDCALKGKTGEVYNLASGEERTIRELAETINALTRNPASIQFEPARNWDRSGRRYGDTVKAEKEIGFKSKIGLEKGLQETIKWAIQNRETIRRCILQHRFYLPELACYQFSIEERVV; the protein is encoded by the coding sequence ATGAAAAATAGTAAGGTCTTAGTGGTTGGCGGAGCCGGGTTTGTAGGGAGTAATCTTTGTAAACGCTTTCTTAAAGCAGGAGCGGCCGAAATTGTAATTTTAGATAATTTCCTGTCGGCAGATATAGTTAATGTACCGAATGTGGATAAAATTCGCTTGATTAATGGTTCTTGTTCTGATGACAGAGTTTTAGCCCGTTTGGATAAAAAATTTGATTATATTTTTCATCTGGCTACTTATCATGGCAATCAATCAAGTATAGCTGATCCTGTTGAAGACCACAGAAATAATGCTTTGACAACATTGAAGCTTTGTGAGCACTTTAAATCTCGTGAAATTAAAAAATTTGTTTACGCCTCTGCAGGTTGCACAGTGGCTGAAAAAACTTTTGATGAAGCAGAGGCCACTAAAGAAGATAAACTAGTTTCTCTATTTTTGGATAGTCCCTATCAAATTTCCAAAATTATTGGAGAATTTTATGGTAATTACTATTGGATGCGACACAAGTTTCCCTTTGTAAAAGCACGGTTTCAAAACGTTTATGGGCCTGGAGAAATTTTAGGGGCTGGAAAATGGCGTGGAACTCCAGCTACCGTCTGGCGTAATGTAGTTCCGACTTTTATTTGGAAGTCTATTCATGAAGAATCGCTACCTGTCGAAAATGGTGGCATAGTTTCACGTGATTTTATCTACGTAGAGGATATTGTGGATGGCTTAATCGACTGCGCTTTGAAGGGAAAAACGGGGGAAGTGTACAATTTAGCTTCAGGAGAAGAACGAACAATTAGAGAATTGGCTGAGACCATTAATGCACTTACTCGGAATCCTGCATCCATTCAATTTGAACCTGCTCGGAATTGGGACCGTTCGGGACGTCGTTATGGAGATACAGTTAAAGCAGAGAAGGAAATAGGTTTCAAATCAAAGATTGGCTTGGAGAAAGGGTTACAAGAGACGATTAAATGGGCTATTCAAAATAGAGAAACCATCAGACGGTGTATTCTGCAACACCGCTTCTATTTGCCAGAACTTGCTTGTTATCAATTCAGTATAGAGGAGAGGGTAGTCTAG
- a CDS encoding glycosyltransferase family 4 protein: MAKAELKKKLLKKLLIVVSGAKFFISHRLSLAQAAKAAGYDVHIATPDYNEQISKAGLAHHAIILNRGSLNPAKDVGAFFSLLRLYRKLKPDIVHHVTVKPILYGGIAARLARIPAVVNAFTGLGFIFIAQSRFMRLLRKMMQKGYQLAFGHQNMRVIFQNKDDQEYFIQANILKENKTILIPGSGVCMKTFYPIDEPAGLVRVVLASRLLCDKGVGEFVDAARLLKKRKANAQFVLVGAIDAANPAAISDVQLEQWKKEGLIEWWGERTDMPQIMREAHIICLPSYREGLSRVLIEAAASGRAIVTTDVPGCRDLVHDGENGLLVPMKDSEELALAIETLIQNPSLRKEMGFKGRAMVEKEHELKRIIEHTLNLYEELSGQQCHKILNTNQ, translated from the coding sequence ATGGCGAAAGCGGAATTGAAAAAAAAATTATTAAAAAAATTATTAATAGTAGTTAGCGGTGCAAAATTCTTTATTTCCCATCGCTTAAGTTTAGCTCAAGCCGCAAAAGCAGCAGGCTACGATGTCCATATCGCAACTCCAGATTATAACGAGCAAATTAGCAAGGCAGGTTTAGCGCATCACGCAATTATACTTAATCGTGGGAGTTTAAATCCTGCCAAGGACGTAGGTGCTTTTTTTTCTTTATTACGATTATACAGGAAATTAAAGCCCGACATTGTTCATCATGTCACAGTTAAACCTATTTTATATGGAGGAATTGCTGCTCGATTAGCTCGAATTCCGGCAGTGGTAAATGCTTTCACAGGACTTGGATTTATATTCATTGCTCAATCGCGGTTTATGAGATTACTTCGTAAAATGATGCAAAAAGGCTATCAGTTAGCTTTTGGTCACCAAAATATGCGAGTTATTTTTCAAAATAAAGATGACCAAGAATATTTTATCCAGGCCAACATTTTAAAAGAGAATAAAACTATTTTGATTCCAGGGTCGGGCGTATGTATGAAGACCTTTTATCCTATTGATGAGCCTGCTGGGCTGGTGCGGGTGGTGTTGGCTTCACGGTTGCTTTGTGATAAAGGAGTGGGTGAGTTTGTTGATGCTGCTCGATTACTTAAAAAACGCAAAGCAAACGCTCAATTTGTTTTAGTGGGTGCTATTGATGCAGCTAATCCTGCTGCTATTTCTGATGTCCAATTGGAACAGTGGAAAAAAGAAGGACTTATTGAATGGTGGGGCGAACGAACTGATATGCCACAGATTATGCGTGAAGCGCACATCATATGTTTGCCTTCTTATCGGGAAGGTTTGTCCCGTGTGCTTATAGAGGCGGCTGCGAGTGGACGTGCAATCGTCACTACAGATGTTCCTGGTTGTCGAGACCTCGTGCACGATGGTGAAAACGGTTTATTAGTGCCTATGAAAGATAGCGAAGAATTGGCTCTAGCCATTGAAACCTTAATTCAAAATCCATCGCTTCGAAAAGAAATGGGTTTTAAAGGGCGGGCAATGGTAGAAAAGGAACACGAATTGAAACGAATTATTGAACATACTTTGAATTTATACGAAGAACTTAGTGGACAGCAATGCCATAAAATTCTAAATACCAATCAATAA
- the wecB gene encoding non-hydrolyzing UDP-N-acetylglucosamine 2-epimerase, giving the protein MMKNKKRKILTVVGARPQFIKAAVVSYHFCTAPNLNEILIHTGQHFDDNMSEVFFRDLNIPLPQHQLDINNKSHAEMTGHMLIALEKIMLQEEPNMVLVYGDTNSTLAGALVASKLKIPIAHVEAGLRSFNKSMPEEINRVLVDQVSAIYFCPTFRAVENLKNENIMINVHHVGDVMYDMVQHFKNKLNSKQFLNAYNLSFRKYIFLTIHRETNVSEVSQLRDLLHYVYDYAKHFKHKILFPLHPRTKKRIDPDLYEKMNDSLIIVDPLGYFETQVAIMNAQSVFTDSGGLQKEAYFHRVPCVTLRDETEWVETIERGWNRLWKVPQYIQPCQEIDEYGDGNAAFNIVNTINDYLN; this is encoded by the coding sequence ATGATGAAGAACAAAAAAAGAAAAATATTAACTGTAGTTGGCGCTAGGCCTCAATTTATTAAGGCTGCAGTGGTAAGTTATCATTTTTGTACAGCTCCAAATCTGAATGAAATTCTGATTCATACCGGTCAACATTTTGATGATAATATGTCAGAAGTTTTCTTTAGAGATTTAAATATACCTTTACCTCAACATCAGCTTGATATAAATAATAAATCTCATGCTGAGATGACGGGTCATATGTTAATTGCTTTAGAAAAGATAATGTTGCAAGAAGAGCCAAATATGGTTTTGGTGTATGGCGACACAAATTCTACTCTAGCTGGAGCCTTAGTAGCATCTAAATTAAAGATCCCTATTGCACATGTCGAAGCCGGATTACGCTCCTTTAATAAATCCATGCCTGAAGAAATTAATCGCGTTCTTGTGGATCAAGTCAGTGCTATTTATTTTTGCCCAACTTTTCGAGCCGTCGAAAATCTTAAAAACGAAAATATTATGATTAATGTACATCACGTAGGAGATGTAATGTATGATATGGTGCAACATTTTAAAAATAAACTGAATTCAAAGCAATTCCTTAATGCTTATAATCTTAGTTTTAGAAAATATATATTTTTAACTATTCATCGGGAGACCAATGTAAGTGAAGTAAGCCAACTTCGGGATCTTTTACATTATGTTTATGATTATGCAAAACACTTCAAACATAAGATATTATTTCCCCTTCATCCGAGAACGAAGAAACGGATAGATCCTGATTTGTACGAAAAAATGAATGACAGCCTAATTATAGTTGACCCTTTAGGTTATTTTGAAACGCAAGTAGCCATCATGAATGCGCAATCTGTTTTCACAGATTCCGGTGGGTTACAAAAGGAAGCTTATTTCCACCGTGTGCCTTGTGTTACCTTACGTGATGAAACGGAATGGGTAGAAACAATTGAAAGGGGTTGGAATCGTCTTTGGAAAGTGCCTCAATATATCCAACCTTGCCAGGAAATTGATGAGTACGGAGATGGTAATGCAGCTTTTAATATTGTGAACACGATAAACGACTATTTAAATTAG
- a CDS encoding NAD-dependent epimerase/dehydratase family protein, whose translation MKKIFVTGGAGFIGSHLIDRLLTRGDQVMTIDNYATGRRDNLKPHPNLKLIEDIISNATLVHSLIKEFKPDVIVHAAASYKDPNNWKEDALTNIVGTASVVQAAQVEGVDRFIYFQTALCYGLKPLEQPITLNHPILPGGSSYAISKTAGEEYVHLSGLNYVTFRLANAYGPRNISGPLPTFYKRLTSNQSCFVMDTRRDFVYIDDMVDCILLAIDGQGRGTYHLSSGSDYSIKKLFDAILSVLDIKTDVEVRERQPDDVFSIFLDPSRTQKDFNWNVKTPLNEGVLKTIQYYKEYGIEETYTHLKQEKESEKV comes from the coding sequence ATGAAAAAAATATTTGTAACGGGTGGTGCTGGTTTTATTGGCTCGCATTTAATAGACCGTCTTTTAACACGTGGTGATCAAGTGATGACAATTGATAATTATGCGACTGGACGACGAGATAACCTTAAACCGCATCCTAATTTAAAACTAATCGAGGATATTATTTCCAATGCAACATTGGTCCATTCCTTAATAAAAGAATTTAAACCCGACGTGATAGTTCATGCAGCAGCGTCTTACAAAGATCCTAATAATTGGAAAGAAGATGCACTTACGAACATTGTAGGAACGGCAAGTGTAGTTCAAGCTGCGCAAGTTGAAGGAGTGGACCGATTCATTTATTTTCAGACTGCATTGTGTTATGGCCTTAAACCCTTGGAGCAGCCAATTACTTTAAATCACCCTATTCTGCCAGGCGGCTCCAGCTATGCTATTAGTAAAACTGCTGGAGAGGAATATGTGCATCTTTCTGGGCTTAATTATGTGACTTTTCGATTGGCTAACGCTTATGGACCTCGAAATATTAGTGGTCCACTACCGACATTTTATAAAAGGCTTACTTCCAATCAATCTTGTTTTGTTATGGATACACGACGTGATTTTGTTTATATCGATGATATGGTGGATTGCATCCTGCTCGCTATTGATGGACAGGGACGAGGAACCTATCATTTATCATCTGGTTCTGATTACTCAATCAAAAAATTATTTGATGCCATTTTATCCGTCTTGGATATTAAAACGGATGTAGAAGTTAGAGAAAGACAGCCTGATGATGTGTTTTCTATTTTTTTAGATCCTTCACGTACCCAAAAAGACTTTAATTGGAACGTTAAAACACCTTTAAATGAAGGAGTTCTGAAAACAATTCAATACTATAAGGAATATGGTATTGAGGAAACTTACACTCATTTAAAACAAGAAAAAGAGAGTGAAAAGGTTTAA
- a CDS encoding nucleotide sugar dehydrogenase, translating into MSEIIRKIAVIGLGYVGLPVAVAFGRTQHVIAYDKNSARIHALKQGYDGCDEIDSQQLRDCQLYFTDNPDDLAEVDFYIVAVPTPINCSNHPDLSLLLNASETIGQYLKRGDIVVFESTVYPGATEDDCAPVLEAISGLKFGTDFTLGYSPERINPSDKTHRFETITKVVSGSDPQTLDIVAYVYGSVVTAGIYRAPNIRTAEAAKIIENTQRDLNIALMNELAIIFQRMNIDTQEVLAAAQTKWNFLPFRPGLVGGHCIGVDPYYLTYQAQRYGYQPEVILAGRRINDNMGKYVAKQTIKQMIHAGYTIKDATVAILGLTFKENCPDLRNSKVVDIIHELSDYGVNCIVHDPIADPEEAKRLYDIELKPWEDISNVDSIIVAVAHDQFRHFSLEAYHVKLAHHSLIVDVKGLLNFKECKGNGITLWRL; encoded by the coding sequence ATGAGTGAGATCATAAGGAAAATTGCCGTCATTGGCCTCGGATATGTGGGCCTTCCTGTCGCTGTAGCTTTCGGCCGTACACAGCATGTTATCGCTTACGACAAGAATTCTGCCCGCATTCATGCTCTTAAACAAGGTTATGACGGATGTGACGAGATAGATTCACAACAATTACGCGACTGTCAATTGTATTTTACTGATAATCCTGATGATCTCGCCGAGGTGGATTTTTATATCGTTGCCGTACCTACTCCTATTAATTGCTCAAATCATCCTGATTTAAGTTTGCTCTTAAATGCATCGGAAACCATCGGTCAGTATTTGAAACGGGGCGATATTGTAGTTTTTGAATCAACCGTTTATCCTGGCGCTACTGAAGACGATTGTGCACCCGTACTTGAAGCTATTTCAGGATTAAAATTCGGTACGGATTTCACGCTCGGATATTCCCCTGAGCGAATCAATCCCAGTGATAAAACACATCGTTTTGAAACAATTACTAAAGTAGTTTCAGGTTCTGATCCGCAAACATTGGATATCGTTGCCTACGTCTATGGAAGTGTGGTAACAGCAGGTATTTATCGAGCTCCTAATATTCGAACAGCCGAGGCTGCTAAAATAATTGAAAATACCCAACGCGATTTGAATATAGCTTTAATGAACGAGCTAGCAATTATATTTCAACGCATGAACATAGATACCCAAGAAGTGTTGGCTGCCGCTCAAACGAAGTGGAACTTTTTACCCTTCAGACCAGGATTGGTGGGAGGACATTGTATTGGCGTCGATCCTTATTACCTTACCTACCAAGCACAACGTTACGGTTACCAGCCTGAAGTTATCTTGGCTGGTCGGCGCATTAACGATAATATGGGAAAATATGTGGCGAAACAGACTATTAAACAAATGATTCACGCTGGCTACACTATTAAAGACGCTACAGTCGCCATCTTGGGTCTCACTTTCAAAGAAAACTGTCCTGACCTTCGAAATTCAAAGGTAGTTGATATTATCCATGAGCTATCGGATTATGGCGTCAACTGTATAGTTCACGATCCCATCGCTGATCCTGAAGAAGCTAAAAGACTTTACGATATTGAATTAAAGCCATGGGAAGATATTTCAAACGTTGATTCTATTATCGTTGCTGTCGCCCACGATCAATTTCGACACTTTAGCCTGGAAGCGTATCATGTCAAATTGGCACATCATTCACTTATTGTTGATGTTAAAGGATTGCTCAACTTCAAAGAATGCAAAGGGAATGGCATTACTTTGTGGAGGCTTTAA